In a single window of the Palaemon carinicauda isolate YSFRI2023 chromosome 10, ASM3689809v2, whole genome shotgun sequence genome:
- the LOC137647845 gene encoding piggyBac transposable element-derived protein 2-like: MNKKEKSQKTSLEYNWKKTSDIRFSVNQTQYDKPPPARDLKGKSPVEKFEYFFDEDIMNMIAKKFCRYAFEKNVQFTISVSEMRVAFGNLILSRYHTLPSRRLYWSLDADVGVELVAKAMSCDRFEEILRFLHFTDNQALNKDDKLAKIRPR; this comes from the coding sequence ATGAACAAAAAGGAAAAAAGTCAAAAGACGTCTCTAGAATATAACTGGAAAAAAACAAGTGATATTCGATTTTCAGTCAATCAAACACAGTATGATAAACCGCCACCtgccagagatttgaagggtaaGTCACCTGTGgagaaatttgaatatttctttgatGAAGATATAATGAACATGATTGCCAAGAAATTTTGCAGGTATGCTTTCGAGAAAAATGTACAGTTTACCATCTCTGTTTCGGAAATGCGAGTGGCCTTTGGCAATCTCATACTCTCACGATACCACACATTACCAAGTCGCCGCTTATACTGGTCTTTGGATGCTGATGTTGGAGTCGAACttgttgctaaggcaatgtcatgTGATAGATTTGAAGAAATATTACGGTTTCTGCATTTCACTGATAATCAGGCACTAAACAAGGATGACAAACTGGCAAAAATCCGACcacgttag